The Drosophila busckii strain San Diego stock center, stock number 13000-0081.31 unplaced genomic scaffold, ASM1175060v1 hic_scaffold_51, whole genome shotgun sequence genome includes a window with the following:
- the LOC108603759 gene encoding FAD synthase, which translates to MKSLLQLLLPKTWPQVSKKMYSCHLQKSEHQNHLAVPPITQKLRLANEITERAFKLYQPEELMLCFNGGKDCTVLLDVIARQKSWSTPLRAMCVKSHDPFAEVEQFIDFCTQHYKLDLKRYDGALKLAIEQALIERPEVRAVFLGCRRTDPGCAQLSAMTPCDNGWPRLMRIFPLLDWNYQDIWSYLRSQKLHYCCLYDEGYTSLGCRSSTRPNPSLLVFDELDSKLKYLPAYELQDNKLERANREDGCLIRKV; encoded by the coding sequence ATGAAATCATTGCTCCAACTTCTTCTGCCCAAAACATGGCCACAAGtgtcaaaaaaaatgtacagcTGCCATTTGCAGAAATCTGAGCATCAGAACCACTTGGCTGTGCCGCCAATAACCCAAAAGCTAAGACTCGCCAATGAGATTACAGAACGGGCCTTCAAACTGTATCAGCCCGAGGAGCTAATGCTTTGCTTCAACGGCGGCAAGGACTGCACTGTGCTCTTGGATGTGATCGCCAGGCAGAAAAGCTGGTCGACTCCACTGCGTGCCATGTGCGTAAAGTCCCATGATCCGTTTGCTGAGGTCGAGCAGTTTATTGACTTTTGCACACAGCATTATAAGCTAGATCTAAAGCGCTACGATGGTGCTCTTAAGCTGGCCATTGAGCAGGCCCTCATAGAGCGACCAGAGGTGCGAGCTGTGTTCCTGGGCTGTCGACGCACGGATcctggttgcgcccaactctCAGCTATGACACCCTGCGATAATGGTTGGCCTAGGCTGATGCGAATCTTTCCTTTGCTGGACTGGAACTATCAAGATATTTGGAGCTATTTGCGAAGTCAAAAGCTACACTATTGTTGTCTCTACGATGAAGGTTACACGTCGCTGGGCTGTCGCAGCAGCACCCGGCCGAATCCCAGTCTTTTAGTCTTTGATGAGTTGGACAGCAAACTTAAGTATCTGCCAGCTTATGAACTACAGGACAATAAGTTGGAACGTGCCAATCGTGAGGATGGTTGTCTAATTCGCAAGGTTTAA
- the LOC108608326 gene encoding vitelline membrane protein Vm34Ca: MKFIVLFACLLATTLAAEDTMLSSSYGASAGYGQPAAAPAAPAYSAPAPVSIPAPPCPKNYLFSCQPNLQPVPCSAPAPSYGSAGAYSQYAPVYAPLQRPLRW, translated from the coding sequence ATGAAATTCATCGTGCTCTTTGCATGCCTGTTGGCCACAACTCTCGCTGCTGAGGATACCATGTTGAGCTCTTCATACGGTGCTAGCGCTGGCTATGGTCAACCTGCTGCTGCCCCCGCTGCTCCAGCTTATAGTGCACCAGCTCCAGTTTCCATTCCGGCCCCACCCTGCCCGAAGAACTATCTGTTCAGCTGCCAGCCCAACTTGCAGCCAGTTCCATGCAGCGCTCCAGCCCCCAGCTATGGCTCCGCCGGCGCATACTCCCAATACGCACCAGTGTACGCTCCGCTCCAACGTCCACTCCGCTGGTAA
- the LOC108597034 gene encoding uncharacterized protein LOC108597034, translating into MDLQEFLSLERKQLELDRQRLGSARSGQNCNNNDCPAALLMQTDGFVAGQCQRMANTSGECNEPTNVTYSTLATAEPNQNYELQVDLSGHKQEQEQPALPKSAKEFVNQRELLVGSARQYKSPNASYRHLEHERPQSENRLPIDRGQGRGSGRRRGGNNADDMEQWVTDTFYSYFPGFNNENQKRQNYLRERQRENQQNFLKHQMLHPPATKQRRQVKLAPEETQTARSSHSSTSTSNSRTDKTDLELIVNSNPNYVAPKIKASSTRQQMLQDLGHVELSNIVIGDGINQRNMRSAELETARKKDYQRDLMQQIEEKRRSIEALREKELRQEEALTRRLEAQLKTMQLEEQLEKQRQRAEKARIDAEQNRIMREQLLMKLEQDAQAAAARSKQTKVDHSKLINNNKDVPDSHNMLSNNNKVYKYFSNSAHHEYRRGQPLPPAVDLEFELPQMAKIERECFHLCEKICPFCNDPLKSYESCCLRCQRKLALKMKHQRQLPSTEETDTPEPQNQHQPHQTEESDTCQSSYALVCVKCERLYALCTQCLTKSDVCRACQRERNVCMSCRRNLCSFCLEEIACGKDTERTHVNDIEDQQQQQKSQSQTDDAFRVLELNYTADSPAPENNTSGASPPYAFNIGPNSVFNADDYKPTPVKPLPMEEPLPTVSGSGNNSFEIDSADEQSMERVRRQTDKRLSRYLENYGDLAVKQHQQQLQQLQLQRSKSESRHRGTQTTPQTLGRRDVVLHEAATQNLSMPLLREMPKMTRKDTTPTPSEGKKHIDNLKKRWEVPAVQKFTVSSSSPKILTQVGAIRKQLQAARFFDDIEADD; encoded by the exons ATGGATTTACAGGAATTTTTATCATTGGAGCGCAAGCAACTTGAACTGGATCGTCAACGACTAGGCTCCGCTAGAAGTGGCCAGAATTGCAATAACAATGACTGCCCGGCAGCCTTGTTAATGCAAACGGATGGCTTTGTGGCCGGACAATGTCAGCGCATGGCCAACACCAGTGGCGAGTGCAACGAACCCACCAATGTAACATACTCAACGTTAGCAACCGCCGAGCCCAATCAAAACTATGAACTACAAGTAGATCTAAGCGGGCACAAGCAGGAACAGGAACAGCCGGCATTGCCTAAATCGGCTAAGGAATTTGTGAATCAACGTGAATTGTTGGTCGGCAGCGCGCGACAGTACAAATCGCCAAATGCGTCGTATCGCCATTTGGAGCACGAACGTCCGCAAAGTGAGAATCGTTTGCCAATTGACCGAGGACAAGGCCGGGGAAGCGGTCGTAGACGTGGAGGCAACAATGCG GATGATATGGAGCAATGGGTTACGGACACATTTTATTCGTATTTTCCCGGCTTTAACAATGAAAATCAGAAACGACAGAATTATTTGCGTGAGCGACAGCGCGAGAATCAGCAGAACTTTCTCAAGCACCAG ATGCTGCATCCACCGGCGACAAAGCAGCGGCGTCAGGTGAAGCTGGCGCCGGAGGAGACACAAACAGCGCGTTCGAGTCACAGCAGCACGAGCACCTCGAATAGCCGCACAGATAAGACTGACCTAGAGTTAATTGTAAATAGCAATCCCAACTATGTGGCgcctaaaataaaagcaagcagcacgcGTCAACAAATGCTGCAGGATCTGGGTCATGTGGAGCTGTCCAATATTGTGATCGGCGATGGAATTAATCAGCGCAATATGCGCAGCGCCGAGTTAGAAACGGCAAGGAAGAAAGACTACCAACGCGACTTGATGCAGCAAATTGAAGAGAAGCGACGCTCCATAGAAGCGCTGCGCGAAAAGGAGCTGAGGCAGGAAGAGGCGCTAACTAG ACGTTTGGAGGCGCAGCTTAAAACTATGCAGCTAGAAGAACAATTGgaaaagcagcgacagcgcgCAGAAAAG gcGCGCATCGATGCTGAACAAAATCGAATAATGCGTGAACAATTGCTGATGAAGCTGGAACAAGATGCACAGGCGGCTGCAGCAAGaagcaagcaaactaaagtGGATCACAGCAAgcttatcaacaacaacaaagatgTCCCTGATAGCCACAACAtgcttagcaacaacaacaaagtctaTAAGTACTTCAGCAATTCGGCGCATCATGAATACAGACGCGGTCAACCACTTCCGCCTGCTGTGGATTTGGAATTTGAGCTGCCGCAAATGGCCAAAATAGAACGCGAGTGCTTCCATCTATGTGAGAAAATATGTCCGTTCTGCAATGATCCGCTCAAGAGCTACGAAAGCTGTTGTCTTCGTTGCCAGCGCAAGTTGGCGCTCAAGATGAAGCATCAGCGCCAATTGCCCAGCACCGAAGAGACAGACACGCCTGAGCCGCAGAATCAGCACCAGCCACATCAGACAGAAGAGTCTGATACTTGCCAAAGCAGCTATGCATTGGTTTGCGTCAAATGCGAACGTCTCTATGCTTTATGTACTCAATGCTTGACCAAGAGTGACGTCTGTCGAGCTTGCCAACGTGAGCGTAATGTCTGCATGAGCTGTCGACGTAATTTGTGCTCTTTTTGCTTGGAAGAAATAGCCTGTGGCAAGGACACCGAGCGCACGCATGTCAACGATATAGaagatcagcagcagcagcagaagtcgcagtcgcagacAGACGATGCTTTTCGCGTACTCGAGTTAAACTATACGGCTGATTCCCCAGCACCCGAAAATAATACCTCCGGTGCCTCTCCGCCGTACGCCTTTAACATTGGACCTAACTCAGTGTTTAATGCGGACGACTATAAGCCAACGCCGGTCAAGCCACTGCCCATGGAGGAACCACTGCCCACCGTCtctggcagcggcaacaatagCTTTGAGATAGACAGCGCTGATGAGCAGTCCATGGAGCGTGTGCGTCGCCAAACGGATAAACGTCTCTCCCGTTATCTTGAGAATTATGGTGATCTAGCTGTcaagcagcaccagcagcaactacagcagctgcagctacagcgcAGCAAAAGCGAATCGCGACATCGGGGAACGCAAACAACGCCGCAAACATTGGGCAGACGTGATGTGGTGCTACATGAAGCTGCCACTCAGAATCTGTCAATGCCACTGCTACGTGAAATGCCCAAAATGACGCGTAAGGATACGACACCAACGCCTTCTGAAGGCAAGAAGCATATAGATAATCTCAAAAAACGTTGGGAG GTGCCCGCTGTGCAAAAGTTTACCGTCTCTTCGTCCTCTCCCAAAATACTAACCCAAGTGGGTGCCATacgcaagcagctgcaggctGCTCGTTTCTTTGATGACATCGAAGCTGATGATTAG
- the LOC108603604 gene encoding membrane-associated progesterone receptor component 1 isoform X1 yields the protein MSKCRQNKVDEEKLPWYYNLYSTLKNTPINCTLLIVSAFVFYKVVKITHRRRNKNLAQNPQSNGKLNINAKLPALKCDMNVKELREYDGVRPDGRILVAVNFNIYDVSCAKHFYGKDGTYPHYAGCDISRNLINFSAEKNEREDFDDLSDLTTKQKSTLLEWDHQYSDRYPLVGRLLPEQEPSIDFDIEKSESEDIAALEEQFM from the coding sequence atgtcCAAATGTCGTCAAAACAAAGTGGACGAGGAAAAGTTACCGTggtattataatttatacagcACTCTTAAGAATACACCCATCAATTGTACGTTGCTTATTGTTTCGGcctttgtattttataaagttgtaaaaataaCTCATAGACGTCGTAATAAGAACCTTGCTCAGAATCCACAGTCAAACgggaaattaaatataaatgctaaaCTGCCAGCACTTAAGTGCGACATGAACGTTAAAGAGCTGCGCGAGTATGACGGAGTTCGACCAGATGGACGCATATTGGTGGCAgtcaactttaatatatatgatGTATCTTGTGCCAAACACTTTTATGGCAAGGATGGAACATATCCTCACTATGCTGGTTGCGACATTTCtcgtaatttaataaacttttccGCTGAAAAAAACGAGCGCGAGGACTTCGATGACTTGAGTGATCTTAcgacaaaacaaaagagcacATTATTGGAGTGGGATCATCAGTATAGTGATAGATATCCACTTGTGGGTCGCTTATTGCCAGAACAGGAGCCTAGCATTGACTTTGATATTgaaaaaagtgaaagtgaaGATATTGCGGCACTTGAGGAGCAATTCATGTAA
- the LOC108603604 gene encoding membrane-associated progesterone receptor component 1 isoform X2, which produces MNVKELREYDGVRPDGRILVAVNFNIYDVSCAKHFYGKDGTYPHYAGCDISRNLINFSAEKNEREDFDDLSDLTTKQKSTLLEWDHQYSDRYPLVGRLLPEQEPSIDFDIEKSESEDIAALEEQFM; this is translated from the coding sequence ATGAACGTTAAAGAGCTGCGCGAGTATGACGGAGTTCGACCAGATGGACGCATATTGGTGGCAgtcaactttaatatatatgatGTATCTTGTGCCAAACACTTTTATGGCAAGGATGGAACATATCCTCACTATGCTGGTTGCGACATTTCtcgtaatttaataaacttttccGCTGAAAAAAACGAGCGCGAGGACTTCGATGACTTGAGTGATCTTAcgacaaaacaaaagagcacATTATTGGAGTGGGATCATCAGTATAGTGATAGATATCCACTTGTGGGTCGCTTATTGCCAGAACAGGAGCCTAGCATTGACTTTGATATTgaaaaaagtgaaagtgaaGATATTGCGGCACTTGAGGAGCAATTCATGTAA
- the LOC108594373 gene encoding NTF2-related export protein: protein MNSELKSTVESACRTAEDFTRLYYASLDNRRHQLGRLYIDSATLSWNGNGSKGREVIERFILELPQSQHQLTSLDAQPILDGAVGTQTTYLIMAGGTVKFSDQPVRNFQQNFVITAENEKWKIASDCYRLQEPM from the exons ATGAACTCC GAGCTGAAGAGTACGGTAGAATCCGCTTGCCGCACGGCTGAGGACTTTACGCGCCTGTACTACGCCTCCCTAGACAATCGTCGTCATCAATTGGGTCGCTTATACATAGACAGCGCTACACTTAGCTGGAATGGAAATGGTTCAAAAGGACGCGAAGTTATAGAACGATTCATCCTTGAGTTACCGCAATCGCAGCATCAGTTGACTTCATTGGATGCACAGCCTATTTTAGACGGCGCTGTAGGCACGCAGACAACATATCTCATTATGGCTGGAGGCACTGTTAAATTCTCTGACCAACCAGTACGgaattttcaacaaaatttCGTTATTACAGCCGAGAATGAGAAGTGGAAGATAGCCTCGGATTGTTATCGCCTACAGGAGCCCatgtga
- the LOC108594372 gene encoding 60S ribosomal protein L24, giving the protein MKIGLCAFSGYKIYPGHGKTMVKVDGKSFTFLDKKCERSFLMKRNPRKVTWTVLYRRKHRKGIEEEASKKRTRRTQKFQRAIVGASLAEIMAKRNMKPEVRKAQRDQAIKVAKETKRAAKAAKKAAAPAPAKKSAPKQKASKVTQKSAPRVGGKR; this is encoded by the exons ATGAA AATCGGTTTGTGTGCATTCAGCGGGTACAAAATCTACCCCGGCCATGGCAAGACCATGGTCAAAGTTGATGGCAAg TCCTTCACCTTCCTGGACAAGAAGTGCGAGCGCTCCTTCCTGATGAAGCGCAATCCACGCAAGGTTACTTGGACCGTGCTGTACCGTCGCAAGCACCGCAAGGGTATTGAGGAGGAGGCCTCCAAGAAGCGCACTCGCCGCACACAAAAGTTCCAGCGCGCCATTGTCGGTGCTTCGCTGGCCGAGATCATGGCTAAGCGCAACATGAAGCCCGAAGTGCGTAAGGCACAGCGCGACCAGGCCATTAAGGTGGCTAAGGAAACAAAGCGCGCCGCCAAGGCTGCCAAGAAGGCAGCTGCACCAGCGCCCGCCAAGAAATCTGCACCCAAGCAGAAGGCCAGCAAGGTCACGCAAAAGTCTGCTCCTCGCGTCGGTGGCAAGcggtaa